The Sulfurospirillum oryzae genome includes a region encoding these proteins:
- a CDS encoding phosphoadenylyl-sulfate reductase yields the protein MSIAYETKIAEAINTLQELVGAKALKVTLAFSHQNEDAINIFLAQKAGINFDVFTLETHKLFSESITYEKEIEAFFGITIQRFSASDEQIKALEVKVGEYGIFDDIHLRKECCHVRKIIPLAKALKGYDGWISGIRIAQSITRSDTKLVEFDDKFELLKFNPLTHFSDEDVERYMRENAIPQNTLYAKGFKSIGCKPCTRAIKEGEDIRAGRWWWENPEHKECGLHLHKE from the coding sequence ATGAGTATCGCTTATGAAACAAAAATCGCAGAAGCGATTAACACACTTCAAGAACTCGTTGGAGCCAAAGCTCTTAAAGTCACGTTGGCATTTAGCCATCAAAATGAAGATGCCATTAACATCTTTCTTGCTCAAAAAGCAGGCATTAATTTTGATGTCTTTACGCTTGAGACCCATAAACTGTTTTCTGAATCCATCACGTATGAAAAAGAGATTGAAGCCTTTTTTGGCATCACAATCCAACGCTTTAGCGCAAGCGACGAGCAAATCAAAGCATTGGAAGTAAAGGTCGGAGAATACGGCATCTTTGATGATATTCATCTACGCAAAGAGTGTTGCCATGTTCGCAAGATCATCCCTTTAGCTAAGGCATTGAAAGGATATGATGGCTGGATTAGCGGTATTCGCATCGCGCAGTCCATCACGAGAAGTGACACTAAACTGGTCGAGTTTGATGATAAATTTGAACTGTTAAAATTCAACCCTCTTACTCACTTTAGCGATGAAGATGTTGAGCGTTACATGCGCGAAAATGCCATACCTCAAAACACCTTATATGCTAAAGGGTTTAAAAGCATTGGTTGTAAGCCCTGTACGAGAGCCATTAAAGAGGGCGAAGATATACGAGCGGGCAGATGGTGGTGGGAAAACCCAGAACATAAAGAGTGCGGATTGCATCTGCATAAAGAATAA
- the thiS gene encoding sulfur carrier protein ThiS, with translation MKLTINGDVKEIKDGIVLTELLIIENVEMPEMVSVQLNDEFRRQDEYPTIALKEGDEINFLYFMGGGA, from the coding sequence ATGAAATTAACCATTAACGGCGATGTCAAAGAGATTAAGGACGGGATCGTTCTAACTGAATTATTGATCATTGAAAACGTCGAAATGCCAGAGATGGTATCCGTTCAGCTCAATGATGAGTTTAGAAGACAAGACGAGTACCCAACGATTGCACTTAAAGAGGGCGATGAGATTAACTTTTTATATTTTATGGGAGGTGGCGCGTGA
- a CDS encoding sulfate adenylyltransferase subunit 1, which yields MQRLNIVITGHVDHGKSTLIGRLLADTDSLPQGKLESVKKMCENNARPFEYAFLLDALADEQKQGITIDSARVFFQSKKREYIIIDAPGHIEFLKNMISGASRAEAALLLIDAKEGVAENSKRHGMLLSLLGIKQVAIVVNKMDLVNFSEIAFNKLKIEYSEYLATLGIKSDIFIPISAREGVNLIEHSASTPWYKGATVLEILDSFKSVEEKENDDFRMPLQDVYKFTRDNDDRRIYAGTVTSGELNVGDEVVFYPSLKRSKVASIESFNTEVKTSVKESEAIGFTLETQIYVRNGDVVARADQSAPRVSNRFEANLFWLGAKPLELDKPYKIKIGSAQSTIYLEEIKRVIDGDTLDRADEPSVGRHEAACVIFRVHDLLAMELFAENQKLGRFVIVDEFDIAGGGIITEVLEQYTTRRTKAINVNNVLVDKASTSAEFEEELFALLRKHFPHQFH from the coding sequence ATGCAAAGACTCAATATTGTCATCACAGGGCACGTCGATCACGGCAAAAGTACGCTCATCGGGCGTCTGCTTGCCGACACTGACTCATTGCCACAAGGAAAACTAGAGAGTGTGAAAAAGATGTGTGAAAACAATGCACGCCCTTTTGAGTATGCCTTCTTGCTCGACGCACTAGCCGATGAGCAAAAACAAGGCATTACCATAGACAGTGCGCGCGTCTTTTTCCAAAGTAAAAAACGAGAGTATATCATCATCGATGCACCCGGTCACATCGAATTTTTGAAAAACATGATCAGTGGAGCGTCTCGTGCTGAGGCGGCACTGCTTCTCATTGACGCCAAAGAGGGTGTGGCTGAAAATTCCAAACGCCACGGCATGTTGCTCTCTCTTTTGGGCATCAAACAAGTCGCGATTGTCGTTAACAAAATGGATTTGGTCAATTTTAGTGAAATCGCTTTTAATAAGCTCAAAATTGAGTACAGCGAATACCTCGCAACACTGGGCATTAAAAGCGACATCTTTATACCGATCAGTGCGCGTGAAGGTGTGAATCTCATCGAGCATTCTGCTTCAACGCCATGGTATAAAGGGGCTACTGTTTTAGAAATTTTAGATAGTTTCAAAAGCGTGGAAGAAAAAGAGAATGATGACTTTAGAATGCCATTGCAAGATGTGTACAAGTTTACACGTGACAACGATGACCGCCGTATCTATGCGGGTACCGTTACGAGTGGAGAACTGAATGTCGGCGATGAAGTGGTTTTTTACCCTTCTTTGAAACGCTCGAAAGTCGCAAGCATCGAGAGCTTTAACACCGAAGTAAAAACGAGTGTCAAAGAGAGCGAGGCGATTGGTTTTACGCTTGAAACACAAATTTACGTGCGAAACGGTGACGTGGTAGCCAGAGCTGATCAAAGTGCGCCACGAGTGAGCAACCGTTTTGAAGCCAACCTCTTTTGGTTGGGCGCAAAACCGCTAGAGCTTGATAAACCGTACAAGATCAAAATAGGTTCGGCGCAAAGCACGATTTACCTTGAAGAGATCAAACGCGTGATCGATGGCGATACCCTAGATCGTGCCGATGAGCCAAGCGTGGGTCGTCACGAAGCGGCATGCGTCATCTTTAGAGTACACGATCTTTTGGCGATGGAACTTTTTGCTGAAAACCAAAAACTAGGTCGCTTTGTCATTGTCGATGAGTTTGACATCGCAGGTGGTGGCATCATCACTGAGGTTTTAGAGCAATACACAACAAGACGAACCAAAGCAATAAACGTAAACAATGTTTTAGTCGACAAAGCAAGCACCAGTGCAGAGTTTGAAGAGGAGCTTTTTGCTTTGCTTCGCAAACATTTTCCACATCAGTTCCATTAA
- a CDS encoding HesA/MoeB/ThiF family protein, protein MRDFSDEELERYSRHIILQDVGIEGQEKIANSKVLVIGAGGLGSPVALYLAAAGVGEIGIVDGDVVDLSNLQRQVIHATADIGVSKVLSAKAKMEAINPNVKVTVYQKFLDASNILDIVKGYDFVIDGTDNFSSKFLINDACVLANVPYSHGGILRFGGQTMTIKPHESACYACVFDSPPPANAIPTCSSAGILGAVAGMLGTIQAAEALKYIVGVGEPLYNRLLTFDAKSMNFRNVNFKKNPKCRVCGGEGIKEIRDYEAVVCEAKL, encoded by the coding sequence GTGAGAGATTTTAGCGATGAGGAATTAGAGCGTTATTCACGCCATATTATCCTCCAAGATGTCGGTATTGAGGGGCAAGAGAAAATTGCCAATTCAAAAGTTTTAGTCATCGGTGCGGGTGGGCTTGGCTCTCCTGTGGCACTTTACCTAGCCGCCGCAGGCGTTGGGGAAATCGGCATCGTGGATGGTGACGTCGTTGATCTTTCAAACCTTCAACGCCAAGTGATTCATGCCACAGCAGACATCGGTGTATCCAAAGTGCTCTCGGCGAAAGCGAAGATGGAAGCGATCAATCCCAATGTCAAAGTAACGGTGTACCAAAAGTTTTTGGACGCGTCCAATATCTTGGACATCGTCAAAGGCTATGATTTCGTCATTGATGGAACAGATAACTTTTCATCCAAATTTTTAATCAATGATGCGTGTGTTTTAGCCAATGTCCCCTACTCTCACGGTGGCATTTTACGCTTTGGCGGACAAACGATGACGATTAAACCTCATGAGAGTGCGTGTTACGCGTGTGTGTTTGACAGCCCACCACCTGCGAATGCCATTCCAACATGTTCAAGTGCGGGCATTTTAGGAGCGGTTGCGGGAATGTTAGGAACCATTCAAGCAGCAGAAGCGCTCAAATACATCGTCGGTGTAGGTGAGCCACTCTACAACAGACTCTTAACCTTTGATGCGAAAAGCATGAACTTTAGAAATGTGAATTTCAAGAAAAATCCTAAATGCCGTGTATGCGGAGGGGAAGGCATCAAAGAGATACGAGATTATGAAGCGGTTGTGTGTGAGGCAAAGCTATGA
- a CDS encoding sulfurtransferase TusA family protein: MSHYIIPQLVYDDLEVFKKNHAEFLAGTLDELTFKTMRVPFGVYEQREANTFMVRIKLAGGILTPKQLLTLSDLAEKYAHEAIHITTRGGAQLHYVKIEDIINIIEVLHSIGLSGRGGGGNTVRNVTADPLAGTAKDEIFDVSPYALAITTKMLEQKDSFALPRKFKITFSGSEADRGYATIHDVGFIAKIQDGVKGFKLFVAGGMGAKSRVGTKFLDFVPDTEVFLYSQAIKQVFDQNGNRKNKHAARLRFLLEELGMDEFRRLVNVEIEALKAKGDWELPIVEIERTIGNTKDEPFVVPEAYKKWWNRYVYAQKQEGLYGCKVPVYLGDVHFENARALANALLPFGDDVLRFTGDQNLYIRNLTASQMITLHDVLQNFSKDVSKPTFFGDMVACTGAATCQLGIARPRGAVEAIQKRLVKLFDQYDYDQLQGFKIHLSGCPNSCGKHLIGDLGFFGKVQRNEGYSYPAYNVVAGNRTSGEGTVFAQKCGDVAAFHLPAFVEEVLNTWLPLVKKYESFADWIDDGGLKIIEDISKKYVDIPSFKEDKNPYFDYDAVELFSLKGRGTGECSAGMYDLIEADKKALKEALEKEEKDYELIRLLSARMLLVTRGEDARDKAGVLKAFKTLFIDTTLLNAYFGTMLEGDADEKSIELAEEVIKLYKTMDNTLKFAKEKELAAAANAPKEEKSAHFKDLSGVACPMNFVKTKMELSRIKSGEVLEILLDDGAPIDNVPKSVASEGHTVEATTKEGNGWRVRIVKK, encoded by the coding sequence ATGAGTCACTATATTATCCCCCAACTCGTCTACGATGACTTGGAAGTTTTCAAAAAAAACCATGCCGAGTTTTTGGCTGGAACGCTTGATGAGCTTACCTTTAAAACAATGCGTGTCCCTTTTGGTGTGTATGAACAGCGCGAAGCCAATACCTTTATGGTGCGCATCAAACTAGCAGGCGGCATCCTAACGCCAAAACAACTTTTAACGTTATCTGACTTAGCTGAAAAGTACGCGCATGAAGCGATTCACATTACCACCCGTGGTGGTGCGCAACTTCACTATGTCAAAATCGAAGATATTATCAACATTATCGAAGTGCTGCACAGTATCGGACTCAGTGGTCGTGGTGGCGGTGGCAATACCGTTCGTAACGTTACTGCTGACCCACTTGCGGGTACAGCCAAAGATGAAATATTTGATGTTTCACCTTATGCACTTGCGATTACAACAAAAATGCTTGAGCAAAAGGACTCATTTGCACTGCCTCGTAAATTCAAAATTACCTTTAGTGGTTCAGAAGCAGACCGCGGTTATGCGACCATCCATGATGTAGGGTTTATCGCGAAAATTCAAGACGGTGTCAAAGGCTTTAAGCTCTTTGTCGCAGGTGGTATGGGTGCAAAATCTCGTGTAGGAACTAAATTCCTTGATTTTGTACCAGACACGGAAGTCTTTTTATACTCTCAAGCGATTAAACAAGTGTTTGACCAAAATGGTAACCGCAAAAACAAACATGCCGCACGTCTTCGCTTCTTGCTTGAAGAACTAGGAATGGATGAGTTTAGAAGACTCGTCAACGTTGAGATTGAAGCCCTCAAAGCCAAAGGCGACTGGGAGTTGCCGATTGTAGAGATTGAGCGAACCATTGGCAACACCAAAGATGAGCCATTTGTAGTGCCAGAAGCGTATAAAAAATGGTGGAATCGTTACGTTTATGCGCAAAAACAAGAGGGACTTTATGGTTGTAAAGTGCCTGTGTATCTAGGTGATGTTCATTTTGAAAATGCGCGTGCCCTTGCCAATGCACTGCTTCCATTTGGTGATGATGTGCTTCGTTTTACAGGCGACCAAAACCTTTACATCCGTAACCTCACGGCTTCACAGATGATTACATTGCATGATGTCCTTCAAAACTTCTCCAAAGATGTTTCTAAACCAACCTTCTTTGGCGATATGGTCGCGTGTACGGGTGCGGCAACGTGTCAGCTGGGTATTGCTCGTCCTCGTGGTGCGGTAGAAGCGATTCAAAAACGTCTTGTTAAACTTTTCGATCAATACGATTATGACCAATTACAAGGCTTTAAAATTCACCTCTCCGGTTGTCCAAACAGTTGTGGAAAACACCTCATTGGCGATCTTGGATTTTTTGGAAAAGTACAACGTAATGAGGGGTACTCCTACCCAGCGTACAATGTCGTAGCAGGGAATCGCACCAGTGGCGAAGGTACTGTGTTTGCTCAAAAATGTGGCGATGTTGCAGCTTTCCATCTTCCAGCATTTGTGGAAGAAGTTCTCAACACATGGCTTCCACTCGTTAAAAAATACGAGAGCTTTGCAGACTGGATCGATGATGGCGGACTCAAAATAATTGAAGATATTTCTAAAAAATACGTTGATATCCCTTCGTTCAAAGAGGATAAAAACCCTTACTTTGACTATGATGCGGTAGAACTCTTCTCACTCAAAGGAAGAGGAACAGGCGAATGTAGTGCAGGTATGTACGACCTTATCGAAGCCGATAAAAAGGCTCTTAAAGAGGCTTTAGAGAAAGAGGAAAAAGACTATGAGCTGATTCGTCTCTTGTCTGCTCGTATGCTTCTTGTGACTCGTGGAGAAGATGCTAGGGATAAAGCAGGCGTACTAAAAGCCTTTAAAACACTTTTTATCGACACGACACTGCTCAACGCCTATTTTGGAACGATGTTAGAGGGTGATGCCGATGAGAAATCTATCGAGCTGGCAGAAGAAGTTATCAAGCTTTACAAGACAATGGATAATACCCTTAAATTTGCGAAAGAAAAAGAGTTGGCTGCGGCTGCGAATGCGCCTAAAGAAGAAAAGTCAGCCCATTTTAAAGACCTTAGCGGTGTTGCGTGTCCGATGAACTTTGTGAAAACGAAGATGGAACTCTCAAGAATTAAAAGCGGTGAAGTCTTGGAGATTTTACTTGATGATGGAGCACCGATTGATAACGTGCCAAAATCGGTGGCAAGTGAAGGTCACACCGTCGAAGCAACCACGAAAGAGGGTAATGGCTGGCGCGTAAGGATCGTTAAAAAATGA
- a CDS encoding Fe(3+) ABC transporter substrate-binding protein, which translates to MKKDSRFLKLILGLSLVTSTMMASEVNVYSHRHYDSDKALFKAFEEKSGIKVNVITAKAEELVSKLKIEGVNSPADMLITSDIGNLYEAKEEGLLQAINSKTLTENIPAHLRDNDNEWFGLTKRARIFVYNPEKISEKDLGSYLDLSDQKFKGKILTRSSSAAYNKSLLASIIANHGEVKALEFVKGLVANFARDPKGNDRDQIKAVASGEGDLAIVNTYYLGIMLNSKDPKDVEIAKSVKLFFPAQKAEGTHINISGAGVTKYAKNKENAIKLIEFLSSVEAQTLFAEANYEYPANPAVKASGTVATFGVFKEDTLPLAEVGKYNKKAVEIATKANWR; encoded by the coding sequence ATGAAAAAAGACTCACGTTTTCTAAAACTCATATTAGGTTTAAGTTTAGTAACAAGCACAATGATGGCAAGCGAAGTCAATGTCTATTCACATCGCCATTATGATAGTGACAAAGCACTCTTTAAAGCATTTGAAGAAAAGAGTGGCATTAAAGTTAATGTTATTACAGCAAAAGCAGAAGAACTTGTTTCAAAGCTTAAAATTGAGGGCGTTAATTCACCCGCTGATATGCTTATTACTTCGGATATTGGTAATTTATATGAAGCTAAAGAAGAGGGATTACTACAAGCCATTAACTCTAAAACCTTGACGGAAAATATACCAGCTCATCTAAGAGACAATGATAATGAATGGTTTGGACTCACAAAACGTGCGCGTATTTTCGTTTACAATCCAGAAAAAATTTCCGAAAAAGATCTTGGAAGTTATTTGGATTTGAGTGATCAAAAATTTAAAGGAAAAATTCTCACTCGTAGCTCATCGGCTGCATATAATAAATCACTTTTAGCCTCTATTATTGCTAATCATGGTGAAGTAAAAGCGTTAGAATTTGTGAAAGGTTTGGTTGCTAATTTTGCGAGAGATCCAAAAGGAAATGATAGAGATCAAATCAAAGCAGTAGCAAGTGGTGAGGGTGATTTGGCGATTGTCAATACGTATTATTTGGGGATTATGCTTAACAGTAAAGACCCTAAAGATGTTGAAATTGCCAAGAGCGTAAAGCTTTTCTTTCCAGCACAAAAAGCTGAAGGAACACATATTAACATTAGTGGTGCTGGTGTAACGAAATATGCTAAGAATAAAGAGAATGCTATTAAGCTGATTGAATTTTTAAGCAGTGTTGAGGCACAAACACTCTTTGCTGAAGCTAATTATGAGTATCCAGCCAATCCAGCCGTTAAAGCTTCTGGAACCGTAGCGACATTTGGTGTATTTAAAGAAGATACCTTACCTCTTGCAGAGGTTGGAAAATATAACAAAAAAGCAGTTGAAATTGCGACAAAGGCAAACTGGAGATAA
- a CDS encoding M67 family metallopeptidase, with product MIKIPQSVYDEIVAHALKDTPIEACGYLAGLNGEVKYAIPMKNTDASNEHFSFDPQEQFDAFKKTQKEGLRLISVYHSHPETPARPSEEDIRLAFDPNVSYIIVSLAGETPDMKSFIIKNKTVEKEEIQIILE from the coding sequence ATGATTAAAATCCCACAAAGTGTGTACGATGAGATCGTCGCACACGCCTTAAAAGATACACCCATTGAAGCATGTGGTTATCTTGCGGGACTGAATGGCGAAGTAAAATACGCCATTCCTATGAAGAACACCGATGCGAGCAACGAGCACTTCAGTTTTGATCCGCAAGAGCAGTTTGACGCGTTTAAAAAGACGCAAAAAGAGGGTCTTAGACTCATTTCTGTCTACCACTCTCACCCAGAGACACCAGCACGTCCAAGCGAGGAAGATATTCGCTTGGCATTTGATCCAAATGTAAGCTATATTATTGTTTCATTAGCAGGTGAAACGCCTGATATGAAGTCCTTTATTATTAAAAATAAAACGGTTGAAAAAGAAGAGATCCAAATAATTTTAGAGTAA
- a CDS encoding DUF2061 domain-containing protein, whose protein sequence is MVEHKKRSIVKAISWRTLGTVDTMLISFIVTGSPLAAVSIGGFELITKTLLYYFHERAWNKINFGRQKEIEYQI, encoded by the coding sequence ATGGTAGAGCACAAAAAACGAAGCATCGTTAAAGCGATCTCATGGAGAACACTTGGCACAGTTGACACCATGTTGATTAGTTTTATCGTCACAGGAAGCCCACTTGCTGCCGTGTCTATTGGAGGATTTGAGCTTATCACTAAAACCTTGCTCTACTATTTTCATGAACGAGCATGGAACAAGATCAATTTTGGTCGCCAAAAAGAAATCGAGTATCAAATATGA
- a CDS encoding ABC transporter ATP-binding protein — protein MKPIVSIENLHKHFCKGSVCVANQISFSINEGEIFTILGRSGSGKTTLLRMLSGLENPDSGTICIGDKVVYDAKTNLPPNQREIAIVFQNYALLPHLSIAQNIAFGSKASQEELLHVMQKTKIETLSSKYPHEISGGQQQRVALARAILDKPKILLLDEPLSNIDTELRAILRAELKEMIKLFSITALFITHDKEDAFYLSDRIAIMDGGDILQIGTPKEIYNQPNSLYCANFLGKINVLPKSLGLSEKEVYCRLDAVYLGSGFKHQALIKEIVFYGNFYEIILDFEGEILMAYSFDDTLNEGKTIGFEIDVGKLISFV, from the coding sequence ATGAAACCTATCGTCAGCATCGAAAATTTACACAAACATTTTTGCAAAGGAAGTGTCTGTGTTGCCAATCAGATCAGTTTTTCCATCAATGAGGGTGAAATTTTTACGATTTTAGGCAGAAGTGGCAGTGGAAAAACGACCCTTTTGCGCATGCTTTCAGGTCTTGAAAATCCAGACAGTGGAACAATTTGCATTGGTGACAAGGTTGTGTATGACGCCAAAACCAATCTTCCTCCCAATCAGAGAGAGATCGCCATTGTCTTCCAAAACTACGCACTTTTACCCCATCTGAGCATCGCTCAAAACATCGCTTTTGGAAGTAAGGCGAGCCAAGAAGAGCTTTTACATGTAATGCAAAAAACCAAGATAGAAACGCTCTCTTCCAAGTACCCGCACGAGATCAGTGGTGGTCAGCAGCAGCGTGTTGCATTGGCGCGTGCTATATTGGATAAGCCTAAGATTTTACTGCTCGATGAGCCACTGAGTAACATTGACACCGAGCTTAGAGCCATTTTAAGGGCAGAGCTTAAAGAGATGATCAAACTCTTTAGCATCACAGCCCTTTTCATCACGCACGACAAAGAAGATGCGTTTTATCTTTCCGATCGCATTGCGATTATGGATGGAGGCGATATCTTACAAATCGGCACACCCAAAGAGATTTACAATCAGCCCAATTCTCTTTATTGTGCCAACTTCTTAGGAAAAATAAATGTGCTACCTAAAAGTTTGGGGTTAAGCGAAAAAGAGGTTTATTGTAGGCTTGATGCCGTGTATCTAGGCTCTGGTTTTAAGCATCAGGCATTGATTAAAGAGATTGTGTTTTATGGCAATTTTTACGAAATTATTTTGGATTTTGAAGGCGAAATTCTTATGGCGTATAGTTTTGATGACACTTTAAATGAGGGAAAAACCATAGGCTTTGAGATTGATGTAGGTAAGTTAATATCGTTTGTTTAG
- a CDS encoding ABC transporter permease, which produces MQTFKYLLAPLLGLVISLPIFSLVIYFIAQGDVSMVNINTSELVLYFKSTAIVLFGTAFLVLFLGISTAFMSARFIYFGSRFFSLAFVLPLAFPAYILGYSYVGFFEFHGILATLFSLPKFKLDILNIYGVIAVLSFAMFPYVFILARVSFASISSTVVELVSLKQLSFCKAFFTVYLPLAYPAIFAGLVLAMMEVLSDYGTVAYFGVDTFSVGIFKSWFGYGNLGEAINLSIIMLVVVFVIIFAESRLRARYRFISSTHSSKKASKVTLQGFQNGIAFGLSLLISTFTLFIPTGVLLYWFYLDFNTLDWSSLTYLYHTLSLNILSSFIIIALAFGMVYASRFYPSKLGVISHKLSILGYSIPGAIIGIGILLFTNFIDQNFGKVVLGGSFFALIFAYLTRYFAASIGSVENGFSKIDKSIDDATIVFGTSEFGRMFKVYLPLMRPYLLSGFLILYIDLAKELPATLLLRPFNYDTIAIRIYELASNEILYKSAFPSLLLVVTTAIAVLLLNSKFVRGRR; this is translated from the coding sequence ATGCAAACGTTTAAATATCTACTAGCCCCTCTTTTGGGGCTAGTAATCTCTCTTCCCATTTTTTCGCTTGTCATTTACTTTATCGCACAAGGCGATGTAAGCATGGTGAACATTAACACTTCAGAGCTAGTACTTTATTTTAAAAGCACCGCCATTGTACTTTTTGGAACGGCATTTTTAGTACTTTTTTTGGGTATTAGCACAGCATTTATGAGTGCACGCTTTATTTACTTTGGAAGTCGTTTTTTTAGTTTAGCCTTTGTATTACCTCTTGCTTTTCCAGCCTACATTTTAGGTTACAGTTATGTGGGGTTTTTCGAATTTCATGGCATTTTAGCAACGCTTTTTTCTCTTCCCAAATTTAAACTCGACATCTTAAATATCTATGGAGTCATTGCAGTCCTCTCTTTTGCAATGTTTCCGTATGTCTTCATTTTGGCGCGTGTCTCATTTGCTTCTATCTCCTCAACGGTGGTAGAACTCGTTTCACTCAAACAGCTCTCATTTTGCAAAGCCTTTTTCACGGTCTATCTGCCTTTGGCGTACCCTGCCATTTTTGCGGGATTGGTACTTGCTATGATGGAAGTTTTGAGTGATTATGGAACCGTGGCGTACTTTGGTGTCGATACTTTTAGTGTGGGCATTTTTAAAAGTTGGTTTGGCTATGGCAATCTGGGCGAAGCAATCAACCTTTCGATTATTATGCTTGTTGTAGTTTTTGTCATCATATTTGCAGAGTCACGTTTAAGAGCGAGGTATCGCTTTATTAGTTCTACACATAGCAGTAAAAAAGCATCTAAAGTTACATTACAAGGATTTCAAAATGGCATCGCTTTTGGACTCTCTTTGCTCATAAGTACCTTTACGCTTTTTATTCCAACGGGTGTTCTTTTGTACTGGTTTTATCTAGATTTCAACACATTGGATTGGAGTTCTTTAACCTATCTTTACCATACACTTAGTCTCAATATTCTCTCATCGTTCATCATCATCGCTTTAGCGTTTGGAATGGTCTATGCCTCGCGTTTTTACCCAAGCAAGCTAGGAGTGATTAGCCATAAACTCTCCATTCTTGGTTACTCTATCCCTGGAGCGATCATCGGTATAGGCATTTTGCTTTTTACCAATTTTATCGACCAAAATTTCGGTAAAGTCGTACTTGGGGGTTCATTTTTTGCGCTGATATTTGCGTATCTGACGCGTTATTTTGCTGCAAGCATTGGCTCGGTTGAAAATGGGTTTAGCAAGATCGATAAAAGTATCGATGATGCGACCATTGTTTTTGGAACAAGCGAATTTGGGCGTATGTTCAAAGTCTATTTGCCACTGATGCGACCTTATTTGTTGAGTGGTTTTTTGATTCTTTACATTGACCTTGCTAAGGAACTTCCAGCGACTTTACTTCTAAGACCGTTTAATTATGACACCATTGCCATTCGTATCTACGAGCTAGCCAGCAATGAGATACTCTATAAAAGTGCCTTTCCATCGCTCTTGTTGGTGGTTACAACCGCCATTGCGGTCTTATTACTTAATTCAAAATTTGTACGAGGTAGAAGATGA
- the cysD gene encoding sulfate adenylyltransferase subunit CysD, translated as MDHLDRLEAQSIYILREAYRSFPNLAMLWSIGKDSTVLLWLTRKAFFGHVPYPLVHIDTAFKIPEMIRYRDEIAIQWDLNLVVGQNKEALAKGETFVNGLDRLSCCKKLKSDALKYTLDGTWARRKWNPYKKIWEDELNGAPYTGVIVGVRADEEGSRSKERVFSARDEKSEWDASTQPPELWNQYKTDFAPGTHVRIHPLLEWTELNIWEYIERENIPIINLYFNQGNGKRYRSLGCFPCTAPVDSVATTPKEIIEELTSGKFKDIAERSGRAQDKDGGGTLEALRKEGYM; from the coding sequence ATGGATCATTTAGACAGACTCGAAGCTCAGAGTATCTATATTTTGCGAGAAGCCTATCGAAGCTTCCCAAACCTTGCCATGCTTTGGAGCATAGGAAAAGACAGCACAGTACTCTTATGGCTCACACGAAAAGCATTTTTTGGGCATGTACCTTACCCATTGGTACACATTGATACAGCGTTTAAAATTCCTGAGATGATTCGCTACCGCGATGAAATAGCGATTCAATGGGACTTAAACCTCGTGGTGGGACAAAACAAAGAAGCCTTGGCTAAGGGCGAAACCTTTGTGAATGGATTGGACAGACTAAGTTGTTGTAAAAAACTTAAAAGCGACGCACTCAAATACACGCTGGATGGTACATGGGCACGCCGTAAATGGAACCCTTACAAAAAAATATGGGAAGATGAGTTAAACGGAGCGCCCTATACGGGTGTGATCGTAGGTGTACGTGCTGATGAAGAGGGAAGCAGGTCAAAAGAGCGTGTCTTTTCAGCACGTGATGAAAAGAGCGAATGGGATGCCAGTACGCAACCGCCAGAGCTTTGGAATCAGTACAAAACGGACTTTGCACCAGGCACTCATGTGCGCATTCATCCTCTCTTAGAGTGGACGGAACTTAACATTTGGGAGTACATCGAGAGGGAGAATATTCCTATTATCAACCTCTATTTTAACCAAGGCAATGGAAAACGTTACCGCTCTTTAGGCTGTTTTCCATGTACGGCTCCAGTGGATTCTGTGGCAACAACGCCAAAAGAGATCATCGAAGAGCTCACCAGTGGGAAGTTTAAAGACATCGCTGAACGCTCAGGAAGGGCTCAAGATAAAGATGGCGGCGGAACGCTCGAAGCACTAAGAAAAGAAGGATACATGTAA